One genomic region from Epinephelus moara isolate mb chromosome 8, YSFRI_EMoa_1.0, whole genome shotgun sequence encodes:
- the pdxp gene encoding pyridoxal phosphate phosphatase: protein MAGAFGFKGCQKIRGPQIRSLLEAKDFILFDCDGVIWHGEKAITGAAKVVSSLIRHGKNVVFVTNNCTRPRENYVHKFSRLGFTDVMLEQIFSSSYCSALYLRDVVKVRGQVFVMGCDGLRRELQEAGIPCVEEADDPDATIYNCTLAPDVKAVLVGHDDKLTFLKLAKASCYLRDPDCLFLATDNDPWHPLSSGRILPGSGSLTAALEVSSGRKATVIGKPSRFMFECISSQFSGVDPAQCLMIGDRLETDMLFGSNCGLDTMLTLTGVSQIEEAQEYRNSELTTKSGLVPDYVVDTIADFLPAFEELDEQSN, encoded by the exons ATGGCAGGCGCCTTTGGGTTCAAAGGCTGCCAGAAAATTCGAGGTCCGCAGATCCGAAGTCTGCTCGAAGCGAAGGACTTCATCCTCTTCGACTGCGACGGGGTCATATGGCACGGAGAGAAGGCGATCACGGGCGCGGCGAAGGTGGTGAGTTCGCTGATACGGCACGGCAAAAACGTAGTGTTCGTCACCAACAACTGCACCAGGCCCCGGGAGAATTATGTGCACAAGTTCTCCCGGCTCGGCTTCACCGACGTGATGCTGGAGCAGATCTTCAGCTCGTCCTACTGCTCGGCTCTCTACCTGAGAGACGTCGTCAAGGTCCGCGGCCAGGTGTTCGTCATGGGCTGCGACGGACTGcgcagagagctgcaggaggcgGGCATCCCCTGCGTGGAGGAGGCGGACGACCCGGACGCCACCATCTATAACTGCACCCTGGCTCCGGACGTCAAGGCGGTGCTGGTGGGACATGATGACAAACTGACTTTTCTCAAACTGGCCAAAGCCTCGTGCTACCTGAGGGACCCGGACTGTCTGTTCCTGGCCACCGACAACGACCCCTGGCACCCTCTGTCAAGTGGAAGGATACTGCCAG GTTCTGGGTCCCTCACCGCAGCCCTGGAGGTGTCCTCAGGCCGCAAAGCCACTGTGATTGGAAAGCCCAGCCGCTTCATGTTCGAGTGTATCTCCAGTCAGTTCAGCGGGGTGGACCCCGCCCAGTGCCTGATGATCGGGGACCGCCTAGAGACGGACATGCTGTTTGGGTCCAACTGCGGCCTCGACACCATGCTCACTCTCACCGGCGTGTCTCAGATCGAGGAGGCCCAGGAGTACAGGAATAGTGAGCTGACCACCAAGTCGGGCCTGGTGCCCGACTACGTGGTGGACACCATCGCTGATTTCTTACCCGCTTTTGAGGAACTGGATGAACAGAGCAATTGA
- the mrps36 gene encoding 28S ribosomal protein S36, mitochondrial, with amino-acid sequence MGSKVSSKMAAPAARVIQAVRPHAPLIKFPNRHDMARPNVLEALKTLAVDLPPHNNPAPPPLSRPHVPLTPISGTPDTLASIQLLPARYRRRPVAVEEMEFIQRGGPE; translated from the exons ATGGGAAGCAAAGTCAGCTCCAAAATGGCAGCCCCCGCCGCCCGAGTTATCCAG GCTGTTCGGCCTCACGCTCCTCTGATCAAGTTCCCCAACAGACATGACATGGCACGGCCCAATG TCCTAGAGGCATTGAAAACGTTAGCAGTTGATTTACCACCGCACAACAATCCAGCGCCGCCTCCGTTATCAAGACCTCATGTACCTTTGACCCCCATCTCTGGCACGCCAGACACCTTGGCCTCTATTCAGCTACTACCTGCAAGGTACCGCAGGAGACCGGTGGCAGTGGAGGAAATGGAATTCATCCAG CGTGGTGGACCAGAGTGA